The Humulus lupulus chromosome 3, drHumLupu1.1, whole genome shotgun sequence genome window below encodes:
- the LOC133824916 gene encoding uncharacterized protein LOC133824916, with amino-acid sequence MFGLRHIRRKMDLVEEYKKYVTISITTSVNDDILTKVLGSEKNTYLRAFGRGVTRSKLAIVSERDDHMIQIKDQCNELKDRMSHMEQLIQSLLKNQNEPVQSGEQSNAHVPSSPVSVRDNIYGQKCKILDWTGSGDIIADGYFISSDPKDEVHHVPLGPNAMKVGIDFARKPNSFLWRPTSNIFHMEDDIGSIITWPTEKVRMN; translated from the exons ATGTTTGGATTAAGgcacataagaagaaaaatg gATTTAGTGGaagaatataaaaaatatgtaactaTTTCTATAACTACAAGTGTTAATGATGACATTCTAACAAAGGTGCTTGGCTCTGAAAAGAATACATATTTGAGGGCTTTTGGAAGAGGAGTTACTCGGTCAAAATTGGCAATTGTTTCTGAACGAGATGATCACATGATTCAAATAAAAGATCAATGTAATGAGTTGAAGGATAGAATGTCACACATGGAGCAACTAATTCAATCTTTACTAAAAAATCAG AATGAACCTGTTCAAAGTGGGGAGCAATCAAATGCCCATGTTCCATCATCTCCTGTG AGTGTAAGGGATAACATATATGgccaaaaatgcaaaatattgGATTGGACTGGATCTGGAGATATTATTGCAGATGGATACTTCATTTCAAGTGACCCAAAAGATGAGGTCCATCATGTTCCTCTTGGTCCAAATGCCATGAAAGTGGGAATAGATTTTGCAAGGAAACCCAACTCATTTCTTTGGAGGCCTACATCTAACATTTTCCATATGGAAGATGATATTGGTAGTATAATTACATGGCCAACTGAAAAAGTGAGAATGAACTGA
- the LOC133821304 gene encoding uncharacterized protein LOC133821304: MKSIATDSDCRLEVKFNSKGQPIGTTSVKLSSFLGALVREIVPITITDWRKITPGMKEFLWKSIQARYKVDKEWQKYYVFRTMVDLWRASKSILVSKLRKAPNKEARMNLKPDNINSETEWKSYVREKN, encoded by the exons ATGAAGTCTATTGCAACTGATAGTGATTGTCGTTTGGAAGTGAAGTTTAATTCCAAAGGACAACCAATTGGTACAACATCGGTAAAATTGTCTTCTTTTTTAGGAGCACTTGTGAGAGAAATTGTGCCAATAACAATAACTGATTGGAGGAAGATCACTCCAGGAATGAAAGAATTTTTATGGAAATCTATTCAG GCAAGATATAAGGTTGACAAAGAATGGCAAAAGTACTATGTCTTTAGAACAATGGTAGATCTTTGGAGAGCTTCGAAATCAATATTGGTTTCTAAACTTAGGAAGGCACCCAATAAAGAAGCAAGAATGAACCTGAAACCTGATAACATCAACTCAGAAACTGAGTGGAAAAGTTATGTTAGAGAAAAAAACTAG